The proteins below come from a single Rosa rugosa chromosome 2, drRosRugo1.1, whole genome shotgun sequence genomic window:
- the LOC133727953 gene encoding uncharacterized protein LOC133727953 isoform X2: protein MERDQFPSTQSFHFQFSDPIRGQQHSMEHGRELEILETNSRERVEIEQVLNLDLEVIKKAITSGFIHLWQALTRQKYVVL from the exons ATGGAAAGAGACCAATTTCCCTCAACACAATC GTTTCACTTCCAATTCAGTGACCCCATCAGAGGACAACAGCATAGCATGGAGCACGGTAGAGAACTAGAGATACTAGAGACCAACTCAAGGGAGAGGGTCGAGATTGAGCAGGTCTTAAATCTTGATTTGGAAGTTATAAAGAAGGCTATTACATCTG GCTTCATTCATCTGTGGCAAGCTCTAACCAGGCAGAAATATGTGGTTCTATAA
- the LOC133727953 gene encoding uncharacterized protein LOC133727953 isoform X1, producing the protein MDNGWCLLTGGICCAALRPRGRSTISGSLPLVLSLRNPQGLQYVLGYLSLLLLKRFHFQFSDPIRGQQHSMEHGRELEILETNSRERVEIEQVLNLDLEVIKKAITSGFIHLWQALTRQKYVVL; encoded by the exons ATGGACAACGGTTGGTGTTTGCTGACCGGCGGGATCTGTTGTGCTGCTCTCCGACCACGGGGCAGATCTACTATCTCCGGCTCTCTACCGCTGGTTCTCTCTCTCCGAAACCCCCAAGGGTTGCAATATGTTTTGGGCTATTTATCGCTTTTACTTCTGAAAAG GTTTCACTTCCAATTCAGTGACCCCATCAGAGGACAACAGCATAGCATGGAGCACGGTAGAGAACTAGAGATACTAGAGACCAACTCAAGGGAGAGGGTCGAGATTGAGCAGGTCTTAAATCTTGATTTGGAAGTTATAAAGAAGGCTATTACATCTG GCTTCATTCATCTGTGGCAAGCTCTAACCAGGCAGAAATATGTGGTTCTATAA